The Virgibacillus sp. MSP4-1 genome has a segment encoding these proteins:
- the secG gene encoding preprotein translocase subunit SecG encodes MYGTLVTLLIIDAIIMIVLVLLQSGKSAGLSGAISGGAEQLFGKQKARGIDAVLHRATIVVGILFFVITFALGYIVQ; translated from the coding sequence GTATGGTACACTGGTTACGTTATTAATTATTGACGCTATTATTATGATTGTTCTCGTTTTATTACAATCAGGAAAAAGTGCCGGTCTGTCCGGAGCGATTTCGGGTGGTGCTGAGCAGTTATTCGGGAAGCAAAAGGCACGCGGAATTGATGCTGTCCTTCACCGAGCAACGATTGTTGTTGGAATACTCTTTTTTGTCATTACATTTGCGTTAGGTTATATTGTTCAGTAA